Proteins encoded in a region of the Hypomesus transpacificus isolate Combined female chromosome 17, fHypTra1, whole genome shotgun sequence genome:
- the socs1a gene encoding suppressor of cytokine signaling 1a: MVAHSRVDGHDDTALSSSTSSSSSSFSGVREPDRSAQHQRNPPEGLLTPVSTHFPPFRCNEDFLLITRTASMLERSGFYWGPLGVEEAHSKLQDIAVGTFLIRDSRQKDVFFTLSYRAANGPVSVRILYKRQRFSLAGSERFFPCLFSLLEHYINSPKKSLSLPYRKQQLTLQELCRKRIIEECGGGEKVEQIPVNPVLKNFLLEFPYRI; the protein is encoded by the coding sequence ATGGTAGCACACAGCAGAGTGGACGGCCATGACGACACAGCGCTATCTTCATCCACatcctcatcatcttcatcctttTCTGGGGTCAGGGAGCCCGACCGGTCTGCTCAGCACCAGAGGAACCCTCCGGAGGGCCTGCTCACACCGGTGTCCACCCACTTCCCGCCCTTCCGCTGCAATGAGGACTTCCTGCTCATCACTCGCACAGCGTCCATGTTGGAGCGTAGCGGCTTCTACTGGGGTCCTCTAGGGGTGGAGGAAGCACACAGCAAGCTTCAGGACATTGCTGTGGGAACCTTCTTGATCAGGGACAGTCGTCAAAAGGACGTTTTTTTCACGCTGTCGTACCGGGCCGCCAACGGACCGGTTAGTGTCCGCATCCTCTACAAGCGCCAGAGGTTCAGCCTGGCGGGAAGCGAGCGTTTCTTCCCCTGCCTCTTCTCCCTGCTTGAGCATTACATCAATTCACCCAAAAAGAGCCTTAGCCTTCCCTACAGGAAGCAGCAACTCACCTTGCAGGAACTGTGCAGGAAACGCATCATCGAAgagtgtggtggtggggagaaGGTTGAGCAGATTCCTGTTAATCCTGTTCTGAAGAACTTTTTGTTAGAGTTTCCTtacaggatatga